A portion of the Carya illinoinensis cultivar Pawnee chromosome 11, C.illinoinensisPawnee_v1, whole genome shotgun sequence genome contains these proteins:
- the LOC122281411 gene encoding ATPase 11, plasma membrane-type has product MGDKSEVLDAVLKEVVDLENIPIEEVLENLRCSREGLTTEAAEERLTIFGHNKLEEKKESKFLKFLGFMWNPLSWVMEAAAIMAIALANGGGKPPDWQDFVGIIVLLFINSTISFIEENNAGNAAAALMARLAPKAKALRDGRWSEYDAAVLVPGDIISVKLGDIIPADARLLEGDPLKIDQSALTGESLPVTKGPGDGVYSGSTCKQGEIEAVVIATGVHTFFGKAAHLVDTTNQVGHFQQVLTAIGNFCICSIAVGMVIELIVMFPIQDRKYRPGIDNLLVLLIGGIPIAMPTVLSVTMAIGSHRLSQQGAITKRMTAIEEMAGMDVLCSDKTGTLTLNKLTVDKALIEVFAKGVDADTVVLMAARASRTENQDAIDTAIVGMLADPKEARAGIQEIHFLPFNPTDKRTALTYIDRDGKMHRVSKGAPEQILNLAHNKSDIERRVHAVIDKFAERGLRSLAVAYQEVPEGRKESAGGPWQFIGLMPLFDPPRHDSAETIRRALNLGVNVKMITGDQLAIGKETGRRLGMGTNMYPSSALLGQDKDESIAALPIDELIEKADGFAGVFPEHKYEIVKRLQARKHICGMTGDGVNDAPALKKADIGIAVADATDAARSASDIVLTEPGLSVIISAVLTSRAIFQRMKNYTIYAVSITIRIVLGFMLLALIWKFDFPPFMVLIIAILNDGTIMTISKDRVKPSPLPDSWKLAEIFTTGIVLGSYLAMMTVIFFWAAYKTDFFPRTFGVSTLEKTAHDDIRKLASAIYLQVSIISQALIFVTRSRSWSFVERPGMLLVVAFVIAQLIATLIAVYANWSFAAIEGIGWGWAGVIWLYNIIFYFPLDPIKFFIRYALSGRAWDLVIEQRIAFTRQKDFGKEQRELQWAHAQRTLHGLQPPDTKMFTERTHFTELNQMAEEAKRRAEIARLRELHTLKGHVESVVRLKGLDIDTIQQAYTV; this is encoded by the exons ATGGGGGACAAGTCTGAAGTTTTGGACGCTGTTTTGAAGGAAGTTGTGGATTTG GAAAACATACCCATTGAGGAAGTATTAGAGAATCTGAGATGTAGCAGAGAGGGTCTCACCACGGAGGCTGCCGAGGAGAGGCTAACCATTTTCGGGCACAACAAGCTTGAAGAGAAAAAG GAGAgcaaattcttgaaatttttgggGTTCATGTGGAATCCTCTGTCTTGGGTTATGGAAGCTGCTGCCATCATGGCGATTGCGCTTGCGAATGGAGGA GGGAAGCCCCCGGATTGGCAAGATTTTGTAGGCATTATTGTCCTGCTTTTCATCAACTCAACAATTAGTTTCATCGAGGAAAATAATGCTGGTAATGCTGCGGCCGCTCTCATGGCTCGTCTCGCTCCAAAAGCAAAG GCTCTTCGAGATGGAAGATGGAGTGAGTATGATGCTGCGGTCTTAGTTCCTGGTGATATTATCAGTGTTAAACTGGGAGATATTATTCCGGCTGATGCTCGACTTCTTGAAGGAGATCCATTAAAAATCGACCAG tCTGCACTTACTGGCGAGTCCCTTCCAGTCACGAAAGGTCCTGGAGATGGTGTCTACTCTGGTTCGACTTGTAAACAGGGAGAAATTGAAGCAGTGGTCATTGCTACTGGGGTCCATACATTCTTTGGGAAGGCTGCTCACCTTGTTGATACCACCAACCAAGTGGGCCACTTCCAACAG GTCTTGACTGCAATTGGGAATTTCTGTATTTGTTCAATTGCTGTGGGGATGGTTATAGAACTTATTGTTATGTTTCCCATCCAAGATCGGAAGTATCGTCCCGGAATTGACaatcttcttgttcttctcatTGGAGGAATTCCAATTGCCATGCCTACAGTTCTCTCTGTGACAATGGCGATTGGTTCTCATAGGTTATCTCAGCAG GGAGCTATCACAAAAAGGATGACAGCAATTGAAGAGATGGCCGGCATGGATGTCCTTTGCAGTGACAAGACTGGAACTCTGACGTTGAACAAGCTTACAGTTGACAAGGCTCTTATTGAG GTTTTTGCGAAAGGAGTTGATGCAGATACTGTTGTTCTGATGGCAGCTCGAGCCTCTAGAACAGAGAATCAAGATGCAATTGATACTGCTATAGTTGGGATGTTGGCTGATCCAAAGGAG GCACGTGCTGGCATTCAAGAAATACACTTTCTCCCTTTTAATCCTACTGATAAGCGGACAGCATTGACTTATATTGACCGTGATGGTAAAATGCACCGAGTCAGCAAAGGTGCACCGGAACAG ATTCTGAACCTCGCCCATAATAAGTCAGACATTGAGCGCAGAGTTCACGCCGTGATTGATAAGTTTGCAGAGCGAGGTTTACGATCTCTTGCCGTAGCATACCAG GAAGTTCCGGAAGGAAGGAAGGAGAGTGCTGGAGGACCATGGCAGTTCATTGGTCTAATGCCTCTCTTTGACCCACCTAGGCATGACAGTGCAGAGACAATAAGGAGGGCTTTAAATCTTGGAGTGAATGTGAAAATGATTACAG GTGATCAACTTGCAATAGGAAAGGAAACTGGACGTCGGTTGGGAATGGGTACTAACATGTATCCTTCATCAGCTTTGCTAGGACAGGACAAGGATGAGTCTATTGCAGCTTTACCAATAGATGAGCTGATAGAGAAAGCTGATGGCTTTGCTGGTGTTTTCCCTG AGCACAAATATGAAATTGTAAAGCGTTTGCAAGCGAGGAAGCATATATGCGGCATGACTGGTGATGGAGTGAATGATGCTCCTGCCCTAAAAAAAGCTGACATTGGGATAGCTGTTGCTGATGCAACAGATGCAGCTCGTAGTGCTTCAGACATTGTCCTCACAGAACCTGGTCTTAGTGTTATCATAAGTGCTGTTTTGACTAGTCGGGCAATCTTCCAGAGGATGAAAAATTACACA ATTTATGCGGTTTCCATTACCATTCGTATTGTG CTTGGCTTCATGCTGCTGGCGCTCATATGGAAGTTTGACTTTCCACCTTTTATGGTGCTTATCATTGCGATCCTTAATGATG GTACTATTATGACCATATCAAAAGATAGGGTGAAACCGTCTCCTTTACCGGATAGTTGGAAGCTAGCTGAGATTTTTACCACTGGCATTGTTCTTGGTAGTTACTTGGCAATGATGACGGTTATATTTTTCTGGGCTGCATACAAGACAGATTTTTTCCCG CGCACATTTGGGGTGTCAACTCTTGAAAAAACCGCTCATGATGACATCCGGAAACTTGCTTCAGCAATATATCTGCAAGTGAGCATCATTAGTCAGGCCCTCATATTTGTGACACGATCTAGAAGTTGGTCATTTGTTGAGCGTCCTGGGATGTTGCTTGTAGTGGCTTTTGTTATTGCTCAGCTG ATTGCTACCTTGATTGCGGTCTATGCAAATTGGAGCTTTGCTGCAATTGAAGGGATTGGATGGGGTTGGGCTGGCGTGATCTGGCTGTATAACATAATCTTCTATTTCCCTCTTGATCCCATAAAGTTCTTTATACGCTATGCTCTAAGTGGGAGGGCTTGGGATCTTGTCATTGAGCAGAGG ATTGCTTTCACAAGACAAAAGGACTTTGGGAAGGAACAGCGGGAACTCCAATGGGCACATGCACAGAGAACATTGCATGGGTTGCAGCCACCCGACACCAAGATGTTTACTGAACGAACACATTTCACAGAACTCAATCAAATGGCTGAAGAAGCCAAAAGAAGAGCTGAAATTGCAAG ATTGAGAGAACTCCATACACTGAAAGGTCACGTGGAATCAGTGGTGAGACTGAAGGGTCTAGATATAGACACAATTCAGCAAGCATACACAGTCTGA